The Hydrogenophaga crocea genome contains a region encoding:
- a CDS encoding MarR family winged helix-turn-helix transcriptional regulator produces MPARSPAPPPPRRPAVVHDHHTLLSTEDSPYYQIWVLTNLTGKPFNARFGERFDLNLTEWRILLTLADKPYITAQALADYTGLDKMSVSRVVRKLEAQGRLERENSATDRRSFHLLLTEAGWAVYEEIAQAAIEREADIYAGLTPAELKTLHKLLGKLSERARLDPLAGESA; encoded by the coding sequence ATGCCCGCCCGCAGCCCTGCACCACCGCCGCCGCGCCGCCCGGCCGTGGTGCACGACCACCACACGCTGCTCTCCACCGAAGACTCGCCCTACTACCAGATCTGGGTGCTGACCAACCTCACGGGCAAGCCCTTCAACGCGCGGTTCGGTGAGCGCTTCGACCTCAACCTCACCGAGTGGCGCATTCTGCTCACGCTGGCGGACAAACCCTACATCACGGCGCAGGCGCTGGCCGACTACACCGGACTCGACAAGATGAGCGTGTCGCGCGTGGTGCGCAAGCTCGAGGCCCAGGGTCGGCTGGAGCGCGAGAACAGCGCGACCGACCGGCGCAGCTTCCACCTGCTGCTCACCGAGGCCGGCTGGGCGGTGTACGAGGAGATCGCACAGGCCGCGATCGAACGCGAAGCCGACATCTACGCCGGCCTCACCCCGGCCGAACTCAAGACCCTGCACAAGCTGCTGGGCAAGCTGTCGGAGCGGGCGCGCCTCGACCCCCTGGCAGGCGAAAGCGCCTGA
- a CDS encoding cupin domain-containing protein has product MSTLAAPALPDDVRTPGWIAGHRVQPGVYAYDLEALPWRTTPRGTAREKAVRRDEAAGLFLGLISFDPMSRSGVHQHRGTASSYFLSGELVDYQCTTRAGAVGINLAGATHDAVTYGGCTLFSRLEGGVVIEPDGAAIHPHARKTVVSNDAPFNPPDITVVLDEVVPVASPFAGVSRRAVFDYAGTGHDRRICALQLWPGARLDALQHRGLTDWFLLAGDLSVGGTRIAGPAVVVIEPGSEVSVCSTFGCTLLAWAEGPAHAGGDARLEPYGF; this is encoded by the coding sequence ATGAGCACCCTTGCCGCCCCTGCTTTGCCCGACGACGTGCGAACCCCGGGCTGGATCGCCGGCCACCGTGTGCAGCCTGGCGTCTACGCCTACGACCTCGAGGCCCTGCCCTGGCGCACCACGCCGCGCGGCACCGCGCGTGAGAAGGCGGTGCGGCGCGACGAGGCGGCCGGTCTGTTCCTGGGCCTGATCAGCTTCGACCCCATGAGCCGCTCGGGTGTGCACCAGCACCGCGGCACTGCGAGCAGCTACTTCCTGTCGGGCGAACTGGTGGACTACCAGTGCACCACGCGTGCCGGCGCGGTGGGCATCAACCTCGCGGGGGCCACGCACGACGCCGTGACCTACGGCGGCTGCACCCTTTTCTCGCGCCTCGAAGGCGGTGTGGTGATCGAACCCGATGGTGCCGCCATCCACCCGCATGCGCGCAAGACCGTGGTGAGCAACGACGCGCCGTTCAACCCGCCCGACATCACGGTGGTGCTCGACGAAGTGGTGCCCGTGGCCTCGCCCTTCGCGGGCGTGTCGCGCCGCGCGGTGTTCGACTACGCCGGCACCGGGCATGACCGCCGCATCTGTGCGCTGCAGCTGTGGCCCGGCGCGCGGCTCGACGCCCTGCAGCACCGCGGCCTGACCGACTGGTTCCTGCTCGCCGGCGACCTCAGCGTGGGCGGCACGCGCATCGCCGGGCCGGCGGTGGTGGTGATCGAGCCTGGCTCGGAGGTGTCGGTGTGCAGCACCTTCGGCTGCACGCTGCTGGCCTGGGCCGAGGGCCCTGCGCACGCGGGCGGCGATGCGCGGCTCGAGCCCTACGGCTTCTGA
- a CDS encoding SDR family NAD(P)-dependent oxidoreductase, whose protein sequence is MSSAADAAASDARTTVVTGGSSGIGAATVALLIERGHRVVSLDRALPDASLAAAIAHGRFTHLACDLAREESVVQAFAQIAADHGAVHGLVNSAGVESRHLLCDMPLDAWDRVIDINLRGTMLCVREAAPLMPAGAAIVNVASIAGKRMSYSGDAAYTASKGAVLAFTRHMAFELAGQGLRMNAVCPGPTLTPMIHRSLGPERIAAVAQTVPLGRWVDARDVAEAIAFLLSPGAAMITGSTIDVDGGMLVSNGTPHRDYIAARQAPHRTPPSMETTP, encoded by the coding sequence ATGTCTTCTGCTGCCGATGCCGCCGCGTCCGATGCGCGCACCACCGTCGTCACGGGCGGCTCGAGCGGCATTGGTGCGGCCACGGTGGCGCTGTTGATCGAACGCGGCCATCGCGTGGTCTCGCTCGATCGCGCGCTGCCCGACGCATCGCTGGCCGCCGCCATCGCGCACGGCCGCTTCACGCACCTGGCCTGCGACCTGGCGCGCGAGGAATCGGTGGTGCAGGCCTTCGCGCAGATCGCGGCCGATCACGGCGCCGTGCACGGCCTCGTCAACAGCGCGGGGGTGGAGTCGCGCCACCTGTTGTGCGACATGCCCCTGGACGCCTGGGACCGCGTGATCGACATCAACCTGCGCGGCACCATGCTGTGCGTGCGCGAGGCCGCGCCGCTGATGCCCGCGGGCGCGGCCATCGTCAACGTGGCCTCGATCGCGGGCAAGCGCATGTCGTACTCGGGCGATGCCGCCTACACCGCCTCCAAGGGTGCGGTGCTGGCCTTCACGCGCCACATGGCCTTCGAGCTCGCGGGCCAGGGCCTGCGCATGAACGCGGTCTGCCCCGGCCCCACGCTCACGCCCATGATCCACCGCAGCCTCGGCCCCGAGCGCATCGCCGCCGTGGCCCAAACCGTGCCGCTGGGCCGCTGGGTGGACGCGCGCGACGTGGCCGAGGCCATCGCCTTCCTGCTCTCGCCCGGCGCCGCCATGATCACCGGCAGCACCATCGACGTCGATGGCGGCATGCTGGTGTCGAACGGCACCCCGCACCGGGACTACATCGCCGCACGGCAAGCCCCCCACCGCACGCCACCTTCAATGGAGACAACGCCATGA
- a CDS encoding TRAP transporter substrate-binding protein — protein MNRIRPLLAGIALAATCALSATAQAQPALRMAYVAPPPVWGPIADRFAKEVAERSNGELKVQSFGAGQLGSLPQNYAGLRTGQIDMMLADTGTLALAKGGKDFNALFAPYVFRDHAHFKAYMQSDTFRQMLAPVEQEAGFKYVGYVSDRAPRQLTTSNRKVLKPDDMKGLKVRVPETPAILEVMKAWGAAPTPVPAAELYLAMKQGLVDGQDNGFDAIAGAKYFEVQKYAMRIDYIQSGLMALMAADKWARLSPAQQKAMTEAAAATEKWASQMTWDVSAKSIDTLKANGMEIVEPDLAAFRKSADEASTKFDGQLWSKGTLEKIRAVK, from the coding sequence ATGAACCGGATCCGCCCCCTGCTTGCCGGGATCGCCCTGGCCGCCACCTGCGCCTTGAGCGCCACCGCCCAGGCCCAGCCCGCATTGCGCATGGCCTACGTGGCACCGCCGCCGGTGTGGGGCCCCATCGCCGATCGCTTCGCCAAGGAGGTGGCTGAGCGCAGCAACGGCGAGCTCAAGGTGCAGAGCTTCGGCGCCGGCCAGCTCGGCAGCCTGCCGCAGAACTACGCGGGCCTGCGCACCGGCCAGATCGACATGATGCTGGCCGACACCGGCACGCTGGCGCTGGCCAAGGGCGGCAAGGACTTCAACGCGCTGTTCGCGCCCTACGTGTTCCGCGACCACGCGCACTTCAAGGCCTACATGCAATCGGACACCTTCCGCCAGATGCTCGCGCCCGTCGAGCAGGAAGCGGGCTTCAAGTACGTGGGCTACGTGTCCGACCGCGCACCGCGCCAGCTCACCACCAGCAACCGCAAGGTGCTCAAGCCCGACGACATGAAGGGCCTGAAGGTGCGCGTGCCCGAGACGCCCGCGATCCTCGAGGTGATGAAGGCCTGGGGCGCGGCGCCCACGCCGGTGCCCGCGGCCGAGCTCTACCTGGCCATGAAGCAGGGCCTGGTCGACGGTCAGGACAACGGCTTCGACGCCATCGCGGGCGCCAAGTACTTCGAGGTGCAGAAGTACGCCATGCGCATCGACTACATCCAGTCGGGTCTGATGGCGCTGATGGCGGCCGACAAGTGGGCGCGCCTGTCGCCAGCCCAGCAGAAAGCCATGACCGAAGCCGCCGCGGCGACCGAGAAGTGGGCCAGCCAGATGACCTGGGACGTGTCGGCCAAGTCCATCGACACGCTCAAGGCCAACGGCATGGAGATCGTCGAACCCGACCTCGCGGCCTTCCGCAAGTCGGCCGACGAGGCCAGCACGAAGTTCGACGGCCAGCTCTGGTCCAAGGGCACGCTGGAGAAGATCCGGGCCGTGAAGTGA
- a CDS encoding TRAP transporter small permease — protein MNALFAGLDRLITGLLGLSLLALVGIGGAQIVLRVALSYPLPWATEFSVVLMIWATMLAGYVGVRRNSHLSADFLGLSMSAGVRRGLRLFSLALSLAFVLTYGWQSRLVIDAMEGIPFTSLPLTQPLLYWSLPVGAALMALALADQLWRERRAAPEA, from the coding sequence ATGAACGCCCTGTTCGCCGGGCTCGACCGGCTGATCACCGGCCTGCTCGGCCTGTCGCTGCTCGCGCTGGTGGGCATCGGCGGCGCGCAGATCGTGCTGCGCGTGGCCCTGTCCTACCCGCTGCCCTGGGCCACCGAGTTCAGCGTGGTGCTCATGATCTGGGCCACCATGCTCGCGGGCTATGTGGGCGTGCGCCGCAACAGCCACCTCTCGGCCGATTTCCTCGGCCTGTCCATGTCGGCGGGCGTGCGCCGCGGCCTGCGCCTGTTCTCGCTTGCGCTCTCGCTGGCCTTCGTGCTCACCTACGGCTGGCAGAGCCGGCTCGTGATCGATGCGATGGAGGGCATCCCGTTCACCTCGTTGCCGCTCACGCAGCCGCTGCTGTACTGGTCGCTGCCCGTGGGCGCGGCGCTGATGGCGCTGGCGCTCGCCGACCAGCTCTGGCGCGAACGCCGCGCCGCGCCGGAGGCCTGA
- a CDS encoding TRAP transporter large permease, whose amino-acid sequence MQQVILFGVLMLAFMAFAVIGVPVFFAMGLAAIVFIAFSGGAVPLNIVASSMVQGMDSFAFLAIPFFFLAGELMNTGGITRRLLNVAMAAVGHIRGGLSHVAILASMVFSGVSGSAVADASAIGSSMIPAMKDKGYPGAYAAAVVAAASTMGPIIPPSIAFVVYALVSDVSVGQLFIAGALPGLLMGVYLLAAASWVAHRRALPFSERTSLRALLRAVWDALPALAMPVIIIGGIVGGVVTPTEAGIAAVLYALVISVCFYRELTLRQCWTILCECMVSSGIILLTIAASGIFSWLVANLAIGETLATTLKGLTDSPWVMLALINIVLLLWGLALEPAVALVTLVPVLVPIANAYGIDLVHLGVIVVLNLMIGQLTPPSGVITFLTAQIAGSPLHAVFKEAWPFTLALIAVLLIVTFVPAVSLWLPAVLGG is encoded by the coding sequence ATGCAGCAGGTGATCCTGTTCGGCGTGCTCATGCTCGCCTTCATGGCCTTCGCGGTCATCGGTGTGCCGGTGTTCTTCGCGATGGGCCTGGCCGCCATCGTGTTCATCGCTTTCAGTGGCGGGGCGGTGCCGCTCAACATCGTGGCCTCGTCCATGGTGCAGGGCATGGACTCGTTCGCGTTCCTCGCGATCCCGTTCTTCTTCCTCGCGGGCGAGCTCATGAACACGGGCGGCATCACGCGCCGCCTGCTCAACGTGGCCATGGCCGCGGTGGGCCACATCCGCGGCGGCCTGTCGCATGTGGCCATCCTGGCGAGCATGGTGTTCTCGGGCGTGTCGGGCTCGGCCGTGGCCGACGCCTCGGCGATCGGCTCGTCCATGATCCCGGCCATGAAAGACAAGGGCTACCCGGGCGCCTACGCCGCCGCGGTCGTGGCCGCGGCCTCCACCATGGGGCCCATCATCCCGCCCTCGATCGCCTTCGTGGTCTATGCCCTGGTGAGCGATGTGTCCGTGGGCCAGCTCTTCATTGCAGGCGCGCTGCCCGGCCTGCTCATGGGCGTGTACCTGCTGGCCGCCGCGAGCTGGGTCGCGCACCGGCGCGCCCTGCCCTTCTCCGAGCGCACCTCGCTGCGCGCGCTGCTGCGCGCCGTGTGGGACGCGCTGCCCGCGCTGGCCATGCCGGTGATCATCATCGGCGGCATCGTGGGCGGCGTGGTCACACCCACCGAGGCCGGCATCGCCGCGGTGCTCTACGCGCTGGTGATCAGCGTGTGCTTCTACCGCGAGCTCACGCTGCGCCAGTGCTGGACCATCCTGTGCGAATGCATGGTGAGTTCGGGAATCATCCTGCTCACCATCGCGGCCTCGGGCATCTTCTCCTGGCTGGTTGCCAACCTGGCCATCGGCGAAACCCTGGCCACCACGCTCAAGGGCCTCACCGACAGCCCCTGGGTGATGCTGGCGCTGATCAACATCGTGCTGCTGCTCTGGGGCCTGGCGCTCGAGCCCGCGGTGGCGCTGGTCACGCTGGTGCCCGTGCTGGTGCCGATCGCCAATGCCTACGGCATCGACCTGGTGCACCTGGGTGTGATCGTGGTGCTCAACCTCATGATCGGCCAGCTCACGCCGCCCTCGGGCGTGATCACCTTCCTCACCGCGCAGATCGCCGGCTCGCCGCTGCACGCGGTGTTCAAGGAAGCCTGGCCCTTCACGCTGGCGCTCATCGCGGTGCTGCTGATCGTGACCTTTGTGCCCGCGGTGTCGCTCTGGCTGCCCGCGGTCCTCGGCGGATGA
- a CDS encoding methyl-accepting chemotaxis protein: MGFDRLSVKARLLAGFLLLSVIVLAVATLSVRALGHEHAAFTQYVSETSYRMSLANDILDATNARAIGVRNLVLVSTLADREQEKKATETAHAQVVDRFKKLREALDADEHTTATERKLFDEVVQVEARYGPVALDILERASRGDREGAIERMDRDCRPLLAALVKAAHAYLEHATNEAAREVKTSDAGYAFNRNLMIGSSAVALVAALMLALLLTRSIVTPIREAVQVAQTVAAGDLRSSIVVNSRNELGELQAALKAMNESLVRIVSDVRQGSDSIATGSAQIATGNADLSSRTELQASNLQQTAASMEQMNATVRTSADTARQATQLASSASGAAVKGGEVVGQVVQTMQDIQHSSQKIGDIIGVIDGIAFQTNILALNAAVEAARAGEQGRGFAVVAGEVRNLAQRSAEAAKEIKGLINASVEKVDAGSRLVSDARSAMDDIVAQVQRVTDLIAEIGAATHEQTHGIGQVNSAIAQLDQATQQNAALVEESAAAAESLRTQAARLAEAVGFFRLNHA, translated from the coding sequence ATGGGGTTCGATCGCCTCTCGGTCAAGGCCAGACTGCTGGCCGGTTTTCTGTTGTTGTCGGTCATCGTGCTCGCGGTGGCCACGCTGTCGGTGCGTGCGCTCGGGCATGAGCACGCTGCCTTCACGCAGTACGTGAGCGAGACCTCGTACCGCATGTCGTTGGCCAACGACATCCTCGATGCCACGAACGCGCGCGCCATCGGCGTGCGCAACCTGGTGCTGGTGAGCACGCTGGCCGACCGCGAACAGGAAAAGAAGGCCACCGAAACCGCACACGCGCAGGTGGTGGACCGGTTCAAGAAGCTGCGCGAAGCGCTCGACGCCGACGAGCACACCACCGCCACCGAGCGCAAGCTGTTCGATGAAGTTGTGCAGGTGGAGGCGCGCTACGGCCCGGTGGCGCTGGACATCCTCGAGCGCGCGAGCCGCGGCGACCGCGAAGGCGCCATCGAACGCATGGACCGCGACTGCCGGCCGCTGCTGGCCGCCCTGGTGAAGGCCGCACACGCCTACCTCGAGCATGCGACGAACGAGGCCGCCCGGGAGGTCAAAACCTCGGACGCGGGCTACGCCTTCAACCGCAACCTCATGATCGGCAGCAGCGCCGTGGCCCTGGTGGCCGCGCTGATGCTGGCCCTGCTGCTCACGCGCTCCATCGTCACGCCGATCCGCGAGGCGGTGCAGGTGGCACAGACCGTGGCCGCGGGCGACCTGCGCTCGAGCATCGTGGTGAACAGCCGCAACGAGCTCGGCGAGCTGCAGGCCGCGCTCAAGGCCATGAATGAAAGCCTGGTGCGCATCGTGTCCGACGTGCGCCAGGGCAGCGACAGCATCGCCACCGGCAGCGCGCAGATCGCCACGGGCAACGCCGACCTCTCGTCGCGCACGGAACTGCAGGCCAGCAACCTGCAGCAGACCGCGGCCTCCATGGAGCAGATGAACGCCACCGTGCGCACCAGCGCCGACACCGCCCGCCAGGCCACGCAGCTCGCCAGTTCGGCCAGCGGCGCCGCCGTCAAGGGCGGCGAGGTGGTGGGCCAGGTGGTGCAGACCATGCAGGACATCCAGCACAGCAGCCAGAAGATCGGCGACATCATCGGCGTGATCGACGGCATCGCCTTCCAGACCAACATCCTCGCGCTCAACGCCGCGGTGGAAGCGGCGCGCGCTGGCGAGCAGGGCCGCGGTTTCGCGGTGGTGGCCGGCGAGGTGCGCAACCTCGCGCAGCGCAGCGCCGAGGCGGCCAAGGAGATCAAGGGCCTGATCAACGCCAGCGTGGAAAAGGTGGACGCGGGCTCGCGCCTGGTGAGCGACGCGCGCAGCGCGATGGACGACATCGTGGCCCAGGTGCAGCGCGTGACCGACCTCATCGCCGAGATCGGCGCCGCCACGCACGAGCAGACCCATGGCATCGGCCAGGTCAACTCGGCCATTGCCCAGCTCGACCAGGCCACGCAGCAGAACGCCGCGCTGGTCGAAGAGAGCGCGGCCGCGGCCGAGAGCCTGCGCACGCAGGCCGCGCGGCTGGCCGAGGCGGTGGGCTTCTTCCGCCTCAACCACGCCTGA
- a CDS encoding glutathione S-transferase family protein: MTLKIYGIAASRAIRPLWAAEELGLPYEHLRWHYQGPETREPAYRAINPNGTVPAIDDDGLVLFESLAITLHLAQTRPEGGLWADDARGVAQIYQWTLWAATEAEPLARQWFHHTGFLPPEQRIPALAEEAIDKLQQRLRVLEEHLAARDWLLGERFTVADLNLAAVLQRLSVLARGELPRTHDWHRRCLARPAAQRAWALRNAV; this comes from the coding sequence GTGACCCTGAAGATCTATGGCATTGCCGCCTCGCGCGCGATCCGCCCCCTGTGGGCGGCCGAAGAACTGGGCCTGCCCTACGAGCACCTGCGCTGGCACTACCAGGGCCCCGAAACCCGCGAGCCGGCCTACCGCGCGATCAACCCCAACGGCACCGTGCCGGCGATCGACGACGACGGCCTGGTGCTGTTCGAGTCGCTCGCGATCACGCTGCACCTGGCGCAAACGCGGCCCGAGGGCGGTCTGTGGGCCGACGACGCCCGCGGCGTGGCGCAGATCTACCAATGGACGCTGTGGGCCGCGACCGAGGCCGAGCCGCTGGCGCGCCAGTGGTTCCACCACACCGGCTTCCTGCCGCCCGAGCAGCGCATACCGGCACTGGCCGAAGAAGCCATCGACAAGCTGCAGCAGCGCCTGCGGGTGCTCGAAGAGCACCTGGCCGCGCGCGACTGGCTGCTGGGCGAGCGCTTCACCGTGGCCGACCTGAACCTGGCCGCGGTGCTGCAGCGGCTGAGCGTGCTCGCGCGCGGCGAACTGCCGCGCACCCACGACTGGCACCGCCGCTGCCTGGCGCGGCCGGCGGCGCAACGCGCCTGGGCACTGCGCAACGCGGTCTGA
- a CDS encoding gamma-glutamyltransferase family protein, producing the protein MTSTGAMVATGHPLAAQAAARLLALGGSAVDAAIAADAVMGVVEPMATGIGGDLLAMLVPPGAEPQAYNGSGRSPAAFDPACLAAFPGQRLPERHVHTLTVPGAVRGWHDLHQRHGRADWRLLFGPAIEAARQGFAVSPVSAREWALFQPVIAADPVSARLYRADAVPAAGTVFSNPELAATLQAIAEDGPEAFYQGPAARAAEQASRARGGVLSASDFAAHRGEFAAPLRGRFRGLEVLECPPNTHGLAVLHALEALDALPLDPADPATAVAMVDAMDAAMAEAKRVVADPAGNTVCTVVVDAQGLAVTLMSSVFKRFGSGIGVPGAGFALQNRGFGFAAPGELNGAAPGKRPYHTVVPGAALRGGAFHAGFGVVGGAMQPQGHVQLMVRTAAWGQALQPAIDAPRWRLEARRALAIEAGTPEAVVRALRAAGYTEPAGLGELGGRSDFGGAQVVRRLDDGRLEGGSDRRKDGMALAC; encoded by the coding sequence GTGACCAGCACCGGCGCCATGGTCGCCACCGGCCATCCGCTGGCGGCACAGGCCGCGGCCCGTTTGCTGGCGCTGGGCGGCAGCGCGGTGGACGCGGCGATCGCGGCCGACGCGGTGATGGGCGTGGTCGAGCCCATGGCCACGGGCATCGGCGGCGACCTGCTGGCCATGCTGGTGCCGCCCGGCGCCGAGCCGCAGGCCTACAACGGCTCGGGCCGCTCGCCCGCGGCCTTCGATCCGGCCTGCCTGGCCGCCTTCCCGGGCCAGCGCCTGCCCGAGCGCCATGTGCACACCCTGACGGTGCCGGGCGCGGTGCGCGGCTGGCACGACCTGCACCAGCGGCACGGTCGCGCCGACTGGCGCTTGCTGTTCGGCCCGGCGATCGAGGCCGCACGCCAGGGCTTTGCGGTGTCGCCGGTGTCGGCGCGCGAATGGGCGCTGTTCCAACCCGTGATCGCGGCCGACCCGGTGTCGGCACGCCTGTACCGCGCCGACGCGGTGCCTGCGGCCGGCACCGTGTTCAGCAACCCCGAGCTCGCGGCCACGCTGCAGGCCATTGCCGAAGACGGCCCCGAGGCCTTCTACCAGGGCCCCGCCGCGCGCGCGGCCGAACAGGCCAGCCGCGCGCGCGGCGGCGTGCTGTCGGCGAGCGACTTCGCGGCCCACCGCGGTGAATTCGCCGCCCCGCTGCGCGGCCGATTCCGCGGGCTGGAGGTGCTGGAATGCCCGCCCAACACCCACGGCCTCGCGGTGCTGCACGCGCTCGAAGCGCTCGACGCCCTGCCGCTGGACCCCGCCGACCCGGCCACCGCCGTGGCCATGGTCGACGCCATGGACGCCGCCATGGCCGAGGCCAAGCGCGTGGTGGCCGACCCGGCCGGCAACACGGTGTGCACCGTGGTGGTGGACGCGCAAGGCCTGGCCGTGACGCTCATGAGCAGTGTGTTCAAGCGCTTCGGCAGCGGCATCGGCGTGCCGGGCGCGGGCTTTGCGCTGCAGAACCGCGGCTTCGGCTTCGCCGCGCCCGGCGAGCTCAATGGCGCCGCACCTGGCAAGCGGCCGTACCACACCGTGGTGCCCGGTGCAGCGCTGCGCGGCGGCGCGTTCCACGCGGGTTTCGGTGTGGTGGGCGGGGCCATGCAGCCGCAGGGCCACGTACAGCTCATGGTGCGCACGGCGGCCTGGGGCCAGGCCCTGCAGCCCGCCATCGACGCGCCGCGCTGGAGGCTCGAAGCGCGCCGCGCCCTGGCCATCGAGGCCGGCACGCCCGAGGCCGTGGTGCGCGCGCTGCGTGCCGCGGGCTACACCGAACCCGCGGGCCTGGGCGAGCTCGGCGGCCGCAGCGATTTCGGCGGCGCCCAGGTGGTGCGGCGCCTCGACGACGGCCGCCTCGAAGGCGGCTCCGACCGCCGCAAGGACGGCATGGCGCTGGCCTGCTGA
- a CDS encoding porin, with product MKKTLLIACATLASGAAFAQSSVTLYGLADMYLSSQKNPATGLRTTRLDSSGIYESRFGFKGSEDLGGGTKANFQLESGFAMDNGGAPGLSFTRQSWVGLSGGFGDVRFGKAWSAFDDISGSALVAKNSVLAPNQGAWLSTSYRDAPNNGFYYASPDFGGFSGVVSYGMAENKTATVGQGSISSVHVKYAAGPVFAGAAYQTEKATGNAEAIKFTRLNGSYQLGPAKLMASYGRVAFGDAKTNEWALGTDYALGGAWTISAGIAQSKGAVTGFTGDTNYTGKLVTTVAAGAPDVKRTGYSVAAFYSLSKRTTVYGGYRGNTIKTPGAADQKGDLFALGLLHLF from the coding sequence ATGAAAAAAACCCTTCTCATCGCCTGCGCCACGCTCGCCAGCGGCGCGGCCTTCGCCCAGTCCAGCGTCACGCTGTACGGCCTGGCCGACATGTACCTGTCGAGCCAGAAAAACCCCGCCACCGGTCTGCGCACCACCAGGCTCGACAGCAGCGGCATCTATGAAAGCCGCTTCGGCTTCAAGGGCAGCGAAGACCTCGGCGGCGGCACCAAGGCCAACTTCCAGCTCGAATCGGGCTTCGCCATGGACAACGGCGGCGCGCCCGGTCTGTCGTTCACGCGCCAGTCGTGGGTCGGCCTCTCCGGCGGCTTCGGCGACGTGCGCTTCGGCAAAGCCTGGAGCGCCTTCGACGACATCAGCGGCAGCGCCCTGGTGGCCAAGAACTCGGTGCTCGCCCCCAACCAGGGCGCCTGGCTCAGCACCTCGTACCGCGACGCGCCCAACAACGGCTTCTACTACGCCTCGCCCGACTTCGGCGGCTTCAGCGGCGTCGTGAGCTACGGCATGGCCGAGAACAAGACCGCCACCGTGGGCCAGGGCTCGATCAGCAGCGTGCACGTGAAGTACGCCGCCGGCCCGGTGTTCGCGGGCGCCGCGTACCAGACCGAAAAGGCCACGGGCAACGCGGAGGCCATCAAGTTCACGCGCCTGAACGGCTCGTACCAGCTCGGCCCGGCCAAGCTCATGGCCAGCTACGGCCGCGTGGCCTTCGGCGATGCCAAGACCAACGAATGGGCGCTGGGCACCGACTACGCCCTGGGCGGCGCGTGGACGATCTCGGCCGGCATCGCGCAGTCGAAGGGCGCGGTCACCGGCTTCACCGGCGACACCAACTACACCGGCAAGCTGGTCACCACGGTGGCCGCGGGCGCACCCGACGTCAAGCGCACCGGCTACAGCGTGGCGGCCTTCTACAGCCTGAGCAAGCGCACCACGGTGTACGGCGGCTACCGCGGCAACACCATCAAGACCCCGGGCGCGGCCGACCAGAAGGGCGACCTGTTCGCGCTGGGCCTGCTGCACCTGTTCTGA